DNA from Amycolatopsis sp. DSM 110486:
GTCGACGTCGACGTCGATCTCGGCCATCATCGCGTCGGCGTCGGGCCCGAGGGCCGCGAGCACGTCCTGTTGGGTCACGTACAGCTCGTCGGAGAATCCAAGCTCTCCATAGGCGGTGTCGTCGAGCTCTCGCTCGAGCACGGCCACCGAACCGGCGGAAGAGAATAGGGTCTGCGCAGCACCACGGTTCTCGGTGCTATGGCGCGAGGCACCCTGCCTGCTACCAGTCACTGGGTCGTTCCCTTTCCCAGGACAGGACGTGTCACCACGACCTGTTCCTTCGTCGCGACGCGCCATTCGGCGCGCCTCTCAAGTCCGACACCCCCAGTCAGCGCCATCGTCACGGTCCCGAGTCGTACCAACCTCGGTGCCGCTTCCCCGACGTGCACTGACGTGACTGTGGGCGTATCAGCCAGATCCGCGTCTGCGGTTCCGACCGGCACGATCACGGGACAGTAACGGAGGTCGCCGGGTTGCGCAAACACCCCCCGGAGTGTCGTGACCTGTGTCACTCGTCAGTGTGGGCTAGTGCGTTCCCCGAACGTCGCAATCCGTTCAACCCGTTGTGACACTGGGCAATTGGTAGACGCGCTCGGCAGTGGTCCGGACCGCTTGGGCCACTTCGTGGACCGCTTCGCCCCTCAGCGCCGCGAGGTGCCGGATGGTATATGCGGTGCAGTAGGGCTCGTTCGGGCGCCCACGGAACGGGTGGGGGGTCAGGAACGGCGCGTCGGTCTCGGCGAGGTACTGCCCCGTCGGCGCGAGCCGGGCGGCCTCGTGGAGCCCGCGGGCGTTCTTGAAGGTGACGGTGCCGGCGAACGAGAGCACGTAGCCCTTGTCGAGGCAGCGACGCGCGATGTGCTCGTCGCCGGAGAAGCAGTGGAAGACGACGGTGTCCGGTGCGCCCTCTTCGTCCAGGATGCGCAGCACGTCCTCGTGGGCGTCGCGGTCGTGGATCATCAGCGTCTTGCCGAGGCGCTTGGCGAGGTCGATGTGCCAGCGGAACGCGTCCTGCTGGGCGTCGTGCGGCGAGTAGTCCCAGTAGTAGTCGAGGCCGGTCTCGCCGACGGCGACCACGCGCCCGGCCGACGCCAGACGCTCCACTTCGGACTTGTCGGCGTCGGAGAACTCCTTGGTACGCGTGGGATGGATCGCCACGGCGGCGAACACGCGCTCGTCCCACGTGGACGCGTCGACGGCCCAGCGCGCCGAGGCGAGGTCGTCGGCGACCGTGACGACGCGGGCCACGCCGGCACGTTCGGCGCGGTCGACCATGGCCGTCACGTCGGCGGCGGTCACCGCTCCGCAGGCGTCGAGGTGGGTGTGGGCATCCACGACCGCGGCGGGCAGGCGGTCGGGAATCGGCGGCAGTTCGCGCTTGTCTTCACCCATGCCGTGAATCTACTGCGCGGCGAAGCCGCTCCGTTGAGGGCGGTGGAGGGGAGGAAGGCGGAGTAGACGGCATGACGAAGGGCGCCCCGCGTGAGTCCTCGAGGCGCCCTTCACAGCGTCGACAGTGCTACTTGACGATCGGGGCCCAGTCGGGGCCGTCTTCGCCGAGCTTCGGGTCGAGCTTGGTGAACAGCGGCGTCGGCTTCTGCAGGGGACGGCCGACCTCGATCGGCCGGGACTCCCACTTGGCCTGCTCGCCCGCGTAGTCACCGGTGAGGATCGGGTTGATCCGGCCCGGGATGTCGAGGTCCTCGACCTCCTGCAGCTGCGGCTGCGCGGCCCACACGCCCGTGCCGCCGAGCGCCTCGTGGACCTTCTGCGCCGAGTGGGGCAGGAACGGCGTGAGCAGCGTGTTCGCATCGCTGACCACCTGCAGCGCGGTGTGCAGCACGCTGTCGCGGCGCGCGGGATCGTCCTTGAGCTTCCACGGCTCCTGGTCCGACAGGTACCGGTTGGCGGCCGTGACCACGCGCATCGCCTCCGACGCCGCCGCCTTGAAGCGCGAGCGGCCCAGGTGGGCGCCGGCGACGTCGAACGCCTTGCGCGACAGCGCCTTCAGCTCCTCGTCGGCGGCCGTGGGGGCGTCCGGACGCGGGATGGCGCCGACGTTCTTGTGCGCCATCGAGATCGAGCGGTTCACGAGGTTGCCCCACTCGTTGGCCAGCTCGAAGTTGGTGCGGCGGACGAACTCGTCCCACGTGAAGTCGGTGTCCTGCGTCTCCGGGCCCGCCACGGAGATGAAGTAGCGCAGCGCGTCGGGGCCGAACTCGCGCAGGAAGTCGTGCACGTAGATGACCGTGCCGCGCGAGGTGGAGAACTTCGAGCCGCTCATGGTGAGGAACTCGCTGGACACGATCTCGTCCGGCAGGTGCAGCTTGCCGTACTTGCCCGCCTGGCCGCCGTGGTCGCCCTCGCCGTTGTGGCCGAGCAGCAGCGCCGGCCAGATCTGGGCGTGGAAGGTGATGTTGTCCTTGCCCATGAAGTAATAGGAGCGCGCGTCGGCGTTGTTCCACCACTCCTGCCACGCGTCGGGGTTGCCGGTGCGCCGCGCCCACTCGACGCTGGCGGAGAAGTAGCCGATCACGGCGTCGAACCACACGTAGAAGCGCTTCATCGGCTGGTCGCGCCAGCCGTCGAGCGGGATCTTCACGCCCCAGTCGAGGTCGCGCGTGATCGGGCGCGGCCGCATGTCGTCGATGAGGTTCTTGGTGAAGTTGAGGACGTTCGGACGCCAGTCGTTCTTCGTCGACAGCCAGTCGCCGAGTGTCTTGGTGAACGCCGGCAGGTCGAGGAAGTAGTGCTCGGTCTCGACGAACTTCGGCGTCTCGCCGTTGATGCGCGAGTGCGGGTTGATGAGCTCGGCGGCGTCGAGCTGGTTGCCGCAGTTGTCGCACTGGTCGCCGCGCGCGAACTCGTAGCCGCAGATCGGGCAGGTGCCCTCGACGTAGCGGTCGGGCAGCGTGCGCCCGGTCGACGGGCTGATCGCGCCGCGAGTGGTCTTGGGGACCACGTACCCGTTGCGGTTGAGCGCGAGGAAGATCTGCTGCGTGACCTCGGCGTGGTTGCCGGTGGAGGTGCGCGTGAACAGGTCGTAGGAAAGCCCGAGGCCGCGCAGGTCCTCGTCGATCTGACGGGTGTACTTGTCGGCGGTCTGCTGCGGGGTGAGGCCCTCGTTGTCGGCCTGGACGGTGATCGGAGTGCCGTGTTCGTCGGTCCCGGACACCATGAGCACCCGGTTGCCGGCCATTCGCTGGTAGCGGGAGAAGACGTCGGACGGGACGCCGAATCCGGATACGTGGCCGATGTGGCGGGGGCCGTTGGCGTAGGGCCAGGCCACCGCTGTCAACACAGAGGTGCTCATACCTGTTTAGCCTACGGAAACCGTCCAAGGCGTTTGTGGGCGGTACGCGAAGGGAGAAGCGGTGTCGGCGACGCGTCTGCTCGTGCTCGGGGTCGTGCGCATGTTCGGCCGGGCGCACGGCTACCAGGTGCGCCGGGAGCTGCTCACGTGGTCGGCGGAGAAATGGGCGAACGTCCAGCCGGGTTCGATCTACCACGCGCTGAAGAAGATGGCGGCCGAGAACCTGCTGGAGAAAGTGGACGTCGAGCCGGGCGACTCGGGGCCCGACCGCGTCGCCTACCGGCTCACCGACGACGGCGAGCAGGAGTTCCAGCTGCTGCTGACCCGGGCGTTGTCCGATCCCGAGGTGGGTCATCCGGAGATGTCGGCGGGCATCGGGCTCATGCCCGCGCTGCCCCGCCAGCACGCGATCAGCCTGCTGCGGCAGCGGCTCGTGCACCTCGAAGGTGAGGAACGACGGGCGCGGCTGATGCTCGACGACCAGGCCGACTGGGGCCAGCCGGCGCACGTCGTGGAGCTGTTCCGGCTGTGGGCGGGCATCTCGGGGGCGAGCCACACGTGGCTGGAGAACCTGATCGAGCGCCTGGAGAAGGGCGAGTACGTGATGGCCGACGACGACGAACCGTTGTTCCGCAAGCCGTCGGAGTAATCAAGTTTGACTAGCGTTCGCGACTCCGGCACTGTGTGCTCGTCGATTAGTCAACTTTGACTAGTTGATCTCTGGGAGGAGAGGGGTTCTTCATGATCACGGCACGCGGCCTCGAGCGGCGGTTCCGCCGCAAGGGCCGGGGCGGGGGTGAAGTCCACGCCGTCAAGGGGGTCGACCTCGACGTGGAGGCCGGCGAGCTGGTGGGGTTCCTCGGCCCGAACGGGGCGGGCAAGACGACGACCCTGCGCATGCTCACCACGCTGCTGAAACCGTCGGCCGGGACGGCGACCGTCGGCGGGCACGACCTGCTCGCAGATCCGCTGGGGGTCAGGCGCAACATCGGCTACGTCGCGCAGGGCGGGGGCGCGTCGCCGGAGGTGCGCGTCGCCGAGGAGATCGAGCTGCAGGGCCGGCTCTACGGCATGTCGAAGGCCGACGCGATCGCGCGCGGCGCGGTGCTGAGCGAGCAGCTCGACCTCGCGGGGCTGGACCAGCGGCTCACGAAGACGCTGTCCGGGGGTCAGCGGCGCCGGCTCGACATCGTGCTCGGGCTCGTACACAACCCTGGCCTCGTGTTCCTCGACGAGCCCTCGACCGGGCTCGACCCGCAGAGCCGCGCGAACCTGTGGGACCACATCCGCCGGCTCCGCGCGGAGCACGGCGTGACGATCTTCCTGACCACGCACTACCTCGACGAGGCCGACGCTTTGGCCGACCGGCTGATCGTGATCGACGACGGCCGGATCGTCGCCGAGGGCACGCCCGATTCGCTGAAGTCCCGGGTTTCGGGCGACGGCGTGGTCATCGGCGTCGACCCTGCCGTGACGACGGAGGCCGCCGACGTCGCCCGGCAGCTGGCGGGCGCGCACGAGTTCGACGTGGCGGACGGGCTGATCCGCTTCCGCGTGCCGCGCGGCGACACGGCCATGCCGGAGCTGCTGCGCGCGCTCGACGCGAAGGGCATCGTGATGGAGTCCATGCAGGTCACGCGCCCGACACTCGACGACGTATTCCTCACGCTGACCGGCCGCACCCTGCGCGACGCCGAGCAGCCGAGTTCCCCGGAGGTGTCCGGTGTTGCTTGACACGTGGCTGATCTTCCGCCGCGACATGACCGCGGCGCTGCGCAATCCCGCGTGGCTGCTGATCGGGATCATGCAGCCGCTGCTGTACCTGTTCTTCTTCGGGCCGTTGCTCGTGAAGACGCTCAACGCGCAGGGGATATCCGACGTCGACGGCTGGATGGTGCTCACGCCCGCGCTCATCGCGCAGCTGGCGCTGTTCGGCAGCTCGTTCGTCGGGTTCTCACTGCTGGCCGACTACCGCTCCGGCGTGGTCGAGCGGCTGCGCGTCACCCCGGTGAGCCGCGCGGCGCTGCTGCTCGGGAAGGTGCTGGCCAACGCGTTGCAGGCGGTGGTGCAGTCGGTGCTGATCATCGTGCTCGCGTACCTGGTGTTCGACCTCGACGCGCCGGCGGGCGGGGTGCTGCTGAGCCTGCTGATCGTGTTCCTGCTGGCGCTGACGCTGGCTTCGTGCTCATACGCGCTGGCGCTCACGTTGAAGAGCGAGGAGTCGTTCCCCGCGCTGCTCAACGCGGTGCTCATGCCGCTGCTCCTGCTGTCCGGGATCCTCATCCCGATCACGGCGGGGCTGGCGCCGAAGTGGCTGTACACGATTTCGCAGATCAACCCGTTCCGGCATGTGGTGGACGTGGAGCGCAACAGCTTCCGCGGCGACTACTCCATGGACGCGCTGTTCACCGGCAGCGTGGTGGTGCTCGTGATGGCCGTGCTCGCGATCTGGTGGGGCACGCGCACGTTCCAGCGGGAAAACGCCTGATCAAAGCCGGGACACG
Protein-coding regions in this window:
- a CDS encoding TatD family hydrolase — encoded protein: MGEDKRELPPIPDRLPAAVVDAHTHLDACGAVTAADVTAMVDRAERAGVARVVTVADDLASARWAVDASTWDERVFAAVAIHPTRTKEFSDADKSEVERLASAGRVVAVGETGLDYYWDYSPHDAQQDAFRWHIDLAKRLGKTLMIHDRDAHEDVLRILDEEGAPDTVVFHCFSGDEHIARRCLDKGYVLSFAGTVTFKNARGLHEAARLAPTGQYLAETDAPFLTPHPFRGRPNEPYCTAYTIRHLAALRGEAVHEVAQAVRTTAERVYQLPSVTTG
- the metG gene encoding methionine--tRNA ligase, whose protein sequence is MSTSVLTAVAWPYANGPRHIGHVSGFGVPSDVFSRYQRMAGNRVLMVSGTDEHGTPITVQADNEGLTPQQTADKYTRQIDEDLRGLGLSYDLFTRTSTGNHAEVTQQIFLALNRNGYVVPKTTRGAISPSTGRTLPDRYVEGTCPICGYEFARGDQCDNCGNQLDAAELINPHSRINGETPKFVETEHYFLDLPAFTKTLGDWLSTKNDWRPNVLNFTKNLIDDMRPRPITRDLDWGVKIPLDGWRDQPMKRFYVWFDAVIGYFSASVEWARRTGNPDAWQEWWNNADARSYYFMGKDNITFHAQIWPALLLGHNGEGDHGGQAGKYGKLHLPDEIVSSEFLTMSGSKFSTSRGTVIYVHDFLREFGPDALRYFISVAGPETQDTDFTWDEFVRRTNFELANEWGNLVNRSISMAHKNVGAIPRPDAPTAADEELKALSRKAFDVAGAHLGRSRFKAAASEAMRVVTAANRYLSDQEPWKLKDDPARRDSVLHTALQVVSDANTLLTPFLPHSAQKVHEALGGTGVWAAQPQLQEVEDLDIPGRINPILTGDYAGEQAKWESRPIEVGRPLQKPTPLFTKLDPKLGEDGPDWAPIVK
- a CDS encoding PadR family transcriptional regulator; amino-acid sequence: MSATRLLVLGVVRMFGRAHGYQVRRELLTWSAEKWANVQPGSIYHALKKMAAENLLEKVDVEPGDSGPDRVAYRLTDDGEQEFQLLLTRALSDPEVGHPEMSAGIGLMPALPRQHAISLLRQRLVHLEGEERRARLMLDDQADWGQPAHVVELFRLWAGISGASHTWLENLIERLEKGEYVMADDDEPLFRKPSE
- a CDS encoding ATP-binding cassette domain-containing protein, with the protein product MITARGLERRFRRKGRGGGEVHAVKGVDLDVEAGELVGFLGPNGAGKTTTLRMLTTLLKPSAGTATVGGHDLLADPLGVRRNIGYVAQGGGASPEVRVAEEIELQGRLYGMSKADAIARGAVLSEQLDLAGLDQRLTKTLSGGQRRRLDIVLGLVHNPGLVFLDEPSTGLDPQSRANLWDHIRRLRAEHGVTIFLTTHYLDEADALADRLIVIDDGRIVAEGTPDSLKSRVSGDGVVIGVDPAVTTEAADVARQLAGAHEFDVADGLIRFRVPRGDTAMPELLRALDAKGIVMESMQVTRPTLDDVFLTLTGRTLRDAEQPSSPEVSGVA
- a CDS encoding ABC transporter permease — encoded protein: MLLDTWLIFRRDMTAALRNPAWLLIGIMQPLLYLFFFGPLLVKTLNAQGISDVDGWMVLTPALIAQLALFGSSFVGFSLLADYRSGVVERLRVTPVSRAALLLGKVLANALQAVVQSVLIIVLAYLVFDLDAPAGGVLLSLLIVFLLALTLASCSYALALTLKSEESFPALLNAVLMPLLLLSGILIPITAGLAPKWLYTISQINPFRHVVDVERNSFRGDYSMDALFTGSVVVLVMAVLAIWWGTRTFQRENA